A window of the Streptomyces luomodiensis genome harbors these coding sequences:
- a CDS encoding APC family permease has product MADTAAPSQPPDRPSYRLKRLLLGPPLVTERIQREKLSNRAALGVLASDCISSTAYGSEEILRVLVPVIGVAAFTLILPVTGAILLVLLLITLCYSDVVTIYTRAGGSYVVARENFGPDIAQIASVALLVDYIVTVAVQASAGTNAIISFAHLIGGGWTGIDHLQLPLSALAILVLAYGNLRGLREAGRIFMVPAYLFVLAVGLMLVVGVVRGLTGRLPHADVHAAGAVPLGTPGSGWLYGASLFIVLRSFANGGSSLTGLEAISNGVSVFREPQGRNARRTLITMSCVLGTLVLGVSALAHFTHAIPYRDGTPTVLAQEARLVFGGGPLGALGLAFVQLATALILFTGANTPFTGFPFLASFVAEDRFLPRQLTRRGHRLAFSNGIVSLAVIALALLLVTDASVDRLVALYAIGVFTAFTMAGAGLTAYHLRRREPGRSWKIAVNLIAATVSAAVVLIFAITKFTEGAWLVVVVFPVGVWALIRINREYRAEAAALEAVPHPGDDLPRWRRHVVQVLADSIDLATVKALRYAHELRPDEVRAVHFMVDEAHARRLMARWEATAGVTVPLEVVECPDRRLRHAVLELAARTTADGQTALTLLVPRRTYASPLGKLLHRGTAESLAKTLEQLPGVAVTILPFDVGLAGREREARERPRLE; this is encoded by the coding sequence ATGGCCGACACCGCCGCCCCGTCCCAGCCACCGGACCGCCCCAGCTACCGTCTCAAGCGGCTGCTGCTCGGCCCGCCCCTGGTCACCGAGCGGATCCAGCGCGAGAAGCTGAGCAACCGGGCCGCCCTGGGCGTGCTGGCCTCCGACTGCATCTCCTCGACGGCGTACGGCAGCGAGGAGATCCTGCGGGTGCTGGTGCCGGTCATCGGGGTCGCGGCGTTCACCCTGATCCTCCCGGTGACCGGGGCGATTCTGCTGGTGCTGCTGCTGATCACGCTCTGCTACAGCGATGTGGTGACGATCTACACCCGGGCGGGCGGCTCATATGTGGTCGCCCGGGAGAACTTCGGCCCCGACATCGCCCAGATCGCGTCCGTGGCGCTGCTGGTGGACTACATCGTCACCGTCGCGGTGCAGGCCTCGGCGGGCACCAACGCGATCATCTCGTTCGCCCATCTCATCGGCGGCGGATGGACCGGTATCGACCACCTCCAGCTGCCCCTCAGCGCGCTGGCGATCCTGGTCCTGGCCTACGGCAATCTGCGCGGACTGCGCGAGGCCGGGCGGATCTTCATGGTGCCCGCCTACCTGTTCGTCCTCGCCGTCGGCCTGATGCTGGTGGTCGGTGTGGTCCGCGGGCTCACCGGGCGGCTTCCGCACGCCGATGTGCACGCCGCGGGCGCCGTGCCGCTCGGCACCCCGGGCAGCGGCTGGCTCTACGGCGCCTCGCTCTTCATCGTGCTGCGCTCGTTCGCCAACGGCGGCTCCTCGCTGACCGGTCTGGAGGCGATCTCCAACGGCGTGTCGGTCTTCCGGGAGCCCCAGGGCCGCAACGCCCGCCGCACGCTGATCACGATGAGCTGCGTCCTGGGTACCCTCGTCCTCGGGGTCTCCGCCCTCGCCCACTTCACCCATGCCATCCCGTACCGGGACGGCACCCCGACCGTGCTCGCGCAGGAGGCCCGTCTGGTCTTCGGCGGCGGGCCGCTGGGCGCCCTGGGGCTGGCGTTCGTCCAGCTGGCGACCGCGCTCATCCTCTTCACGGGCGCCAACACGCCCTTCACCGGCTTCCCCTTCCTGGCCAGCTTCGTGGCCGAGGACCGCTTTCTGCCCCGGCAGCTGACCCGGCGCGGCCACCGGCTGGCGTTCTCCAACGGGATCGTCTCGCTGGCCGTGATCGCGCTGGCGCTGCTGCTGGTCACGGACGCCAGCGTGGACCGGCTGGTGGCGCTGTACGCGATCGGGGTGTTCACCGCCTTCACCATGGCCGGGGCCGGGCTGACCGCCTACCACCTGCGGCGCCGGGAGCCGGGCCGGTCCTGGAAGATCGCGGTCAACCTCATCGCCGCGACCGTCTCCGCCGCCGTGGTGCTGATCTTCGCGATCACCAAGTTCACCGAGGGCGCCTGGCTGGTCGTGGTGGTCTTCCCGGTGGGCGTATGGGCGCTGATCCGGATCAACCGCGAGTACCGCGCGGAGGCGGCGGCCCTGGAGGCCGTTCCGCACCCCGGGGACGACCTTCCGCGCTGGCGGCGCCATGTGGTCCAGGTGCTGGCGGACAGCATCGACCTCGCGACCGTCAAGGCCCTGCGGTACGCGCATGAGCTGCGCCCCGACGAGGTGCGCGCGGTGCACTTCATGGTGGACGAGGCCCACGCCCGCCGGCTGATGGCGCGATGGGAGGCCACGGCGGGGGTGACGGTGCCGCTGGAGGTCGTGGAGTGCCCGGACCGGCGGCTGCGCCATGCGGTGCTGGAGCTGGCGGCCCGCACGACCGCGGACGGGCAGACCGCGCTGACCCTGCTGGTGCCGCGCCGCACCTACGCCTCCCCGCTGGGCAAGCTGCTGCACCGGGGCACGGCGGAGTCGCTGGCGAAGACGCTGGAGCAGCTGCCGGGGGTCGCGGTGACGATCCTGCCGTTCGACGTCGGCCTGGCGGGGCGGGAGCGGGAGGCCCGGGAGCGGCCCCGCCTCGAATGA
- a CDS encoding polyprenyl synthetase family protein: MSFVGPLGLSVRDRTLEADTQAGLTAVEEGLLEATKSDVPFITEAAQHLVRAGGKRFRPLLVLLAAQFGDPHAPGVVPSAVVVELTHLATLYHDDVMDEAEVRRGVSSANARWGNSVAVLTGDFLFARASHILADLGPEAVRIQAEAFERLVTGQILETAGPRDGRDPVEHYLDVLAGKTGSLIAVSGRFGAMMSGADETIVSVLTQYGERLGMAFQLADDVLDIASDSHESGKTPGTDLREGVATLPVLYLRAQAEATGSAEDRELCELLAGDLTDDARHAEVLRRLRVHPALEQARRVTVRYAAEARSMLAPLPDGPAKAALEGLCDAVVHRAG; the protein is encoded by the coding sequence GTGAGCTTCGTCGGGCCCTTGGGGCTGAGCGTGCGGGACCGGACTCTGGAAGCCGACACCCAGGCCGGGCTGACGGCGGTCGAGGAGGGCCTGCTGGAGGCCACCAAGAGCGATGTCCCCTTCATCACCGAGGCCGCCCAGCATCTGGTGCGGGCCGGGGGGAAGCGTTTCCGGCCACTGCTGGTGCTGCTGGCCGCGCAGTTCGGTGACCCCCACGCACCCGGTGTGGTGCCCTCCGCCGTCGTCGTCGAACTCACCCATCTGGCGACCCTGTACCACGACGATGTGATGGACGAGGCCGAGGTGCGGCGCGGCGTCTCCAGCGCCAACGCCCGCTGGGGCAACTCGGTGGCGGTCCTCACCGGAGACTTCCTCTTCGCCCGTGCCTCGCACATCCTGGCCGATCTCGGCCCGGAGGCGGTGCGGATCCAGGCCGAGGCGTTCGAGCGGCTGGTGACCGGTCAGATCCTGGAGACGGCGGGTCCCCGCGACGGCCGGGACCCGGTCGAGCACTACCTGGATGTGCTGGCCGGCAAGACGGGCTCGCTGATCGCCGTCTCCGGCCGGTTCGGCGCGATGATGTCGGGCGCCGACGAGACCATCGTCAGCGTCCTCACCCAGTACGGTGAGCGGCTCGGCATGGCCTTCCAGCTCGCCGACGATGTGCTGGACATCGCCAGCGACAGCCATGAGTCCGGTAAGACCCCCGGCACCGATCTGCGCGAGGGCGTCGCCACCCTGCCCGTGCTCTATCTGCGGGCCCAGGCCGAGGCGACCGGCTCCGCCGAGGACCGCGAGCTGTGCGAGCTGCTCGCGGGCGACCTCACCGATGACGCGCGCCATGCCGAGGTGCTGCGGCGGCTGCGCGTCCATCCAGCGCTGGAGCAGGCCCGTCGGGTCACCGTCCGCTACGCGGCGGAGGCGCGGTCGATGCTGGCACCGCTGCCCGACGGCCCGGCGAAGGCGGCCCTGGAGGGGCTGTGCGACGCGGTGGTCCACCGGGCGGGCTGA
- the fahA gene encoding fumarylacetoacetase produces MPQRSPLDLPEGDPFGPHNLPYGVFTPPDTPHLRKIGVRYGDHVLDAGAAAAATASPHAELLAADTLNPLMAAGRPVWRAVRAEVLEWLTDPVHRPAVEPLMHPLATVALHLPFEVADYADFYASEHHATNAGRIFRPDGDVLSPNWKHMPIGYHGRAGTLLVSGTPIVRPQGQHLPPADTSAPHASSPTPVFGPSLRLDFEAEVAFVVGAPSTVHTPVPLSGFHDHVFGVCLLNDWSARDIQAWEYRPLGPFLGKSFATSLAAWVTPLEALAAARTSPPARDVPLLPYLDDSAAEPGGLDLRIEVALNGHTVSRPPFSAMYWTAAQQLAHLTVNGASLRTGDVFASGTVSGPRPDELGCLLELTWGGRDPLRLPDGTRTFLEDGDEVTITAWAPGPQGARIGLGEVTGQVVPATP; encoded by the coding sequence ATGCCGCAGCGATCCCCGCTGGACCTGCCCGAAGGTGACCCCTTCGGGCCGCACAACCTCCCCTATGGGGTCTTCACCCCGCCAGACACCCCCCATCTGCGGAAGATCGGGGTGCGCTACGGAGACCATGTGCTGGACGCCGGGGCCGCCGCGGCCGCCACCGCCTCTCCGCACGCCGAACTGCTGGCCGCCGACACCCTCAACCCGCTGATGGCCGCGGGCCGCCCGGTCTGGCGGGCCGTCCGCGCCGAGGTGCTCGAGTGGCTCACCGACCCGGTGCACCGGCCGGCCGTCGAGCCCCTGATGCACCCCCTCGCCACCGTGGCGCTCCATCTCCCCTTCGAGGTGGCCGACTACGCCGACTTCTATGCGAGCGAGCACCACGCCACCAACGCGGGCAGGATCTTCCGCCCGGACGGCGATGTGCTCAGCCCCAACTGGAAGCACATGCCGATCGGCTACCACGGCCGGGCCGGCACCCTCCTCGTCTCGGGCACGCCCATCGTCCGCCCGCAGGGCCAGCACCTGCCCCCGGCCGATACCTCCGCACCACACGCTTCCTCCCCCACTCCGGTCTTCGGGCCCTCCCTCCGCCTGGATTTCGAAGCGGAGGTGGCCTTCGTCGTCGGCGCCCCTTCCACTGTTCATACACCGGTGCCGCTCTCCGGGTTCCACGACCATGTCTTCGGCGTCTGTCTGCTCAACGACTGGTCCGCACGCGACATCCAGGCGTGGGAGTACCGCCCGCTCGGCCCCTTCCTCGGCAAGTCCTTCGCCACCTCGCTGGCCGCGTGGGTCACCCCGCTGGAAGCCCTCGCCGCGGCCCGTACCAGCCCTCCCGCCCGCGACGTCCCGCTGCTCCCTTATCTCGACGACAGCGCCGCCGAGCCCGGCGGGCTCGATCTGCGCATCGAGGTCGCCCTCAACGGCCATACCGTCTCCCGCCCGCCCTTCTCCGCCATGTACTGGACCGCGGCCCAGCAGCTCGCGCACCTGACGGTGAACGGCGCCTCGCTGCGCACCGGTGACGTCTTCGCCTCCGGCACGGTCAGCGGTCCGCGCCCGGACGAACTCGGCTGTCTCCTCGAACTCACCTGGGGAGGCCGCGACCCCCTGCGCCTCCCCGACGGCACCCGGACCTTCCTGGAGGACGGCGACGAAGTGACCATCACGGCCTGGGCGCCGGGCCCGCAGGGGGCCCGTATCGGCCTGGGCGAGGTGACCGGTCAGGTCGTTCCGGCCACGCCCTGA
- a CDS encoding ABC transporter permease, whose product MSRADRADERDDRAEAAGTGVPDRADTPDPRRPSLLWSLELFRSELITTLRRWRTLALLGVLALIPILIGIAVKIETSDGGSLGGGRGGDGQGPAFFSQITNNGIFLVFASLAATLPVFLPMVIGVIAGDAVAGEAGSGTLRYLLVAPAGRTRLLLAKFATTMAFCLISTLVVSLSGLVTGALLFPLGDVTLISGITVPFEDALLRALAVAAVVALSLVGIATAGLFISTLTNSGIAAMATTVGLVVTVQILDTIPQLHAIHPYLFPHYWLSFADLLREPVYWDQMVKNMGLQGLYVAVFGSAAWARFTAKDITA is encoded by the coding sequence ATGTCGCGGGCTGACAGGGCTGATGAACGGGACGACAGGGCGGAGGCCGCGGGCACCGGCGTACCGGACAGGGCCGACACGCCGGACCCGCGCCGCCCGAGCCTCCTGTGGTCCCTGGAGCTCTTCCGCTCCGAGCTGATCACCACCCTCCGCCGCTGGCGGACGCTGGCCCTGCTCGGAGTGCTCGCGCTGATCCCGATCCTCATCGGTATCGCGGTGAAGATCGAGACGAGCGACGGCGGAAGTCTCGGCGGCGGCCGTGGCGGAGACGGGCAGGGCCCGGCCTTCTTCTCCCAGATCACCAACAACGGCATCTTCCTGGTCTTCGCCTCGCTGGCGGCGACGCTGCCGGTCTTCCTGCCGATGGTGATCGGCGTGATCGCCGGTGACGCCGTCGCCGGTGAGGCGGGCTCCGGGACGCTGCGCTATCTGCTGGTCGCCCCCGCCGGGCGGACCCGGCTGCTGCTGGCCAAATTCGCCACCACCATGGCCTTCTGCCTGATCTCGACCCTGGTCGTGTCCCTCTCAGGCCTGGTGACGGGGGCGCTGCTCTTCCCGCTCGGCGATGTCACGCTGATCTCGGGCATCACCGTCCCGTTCGAGGACGCGCTGCTCCGGGCCCTCGCTGTGGCGGCCGTGGTGGCCCTGTCGCTGGTGGGGATCGCGACGGCGGGGCTGTTCATCTCGACCCTGACCAACAGCGGGATCGCGGCCATGGCCACGACCGTGGGGCTGGTGGTCACCGTGCAGATCCTCGACACCATCCCGCAGCTGCACGCGATCCACCCGTATCTCTTCCCGCACTACTGGCTCAGCTTCGCCGATCTCCTCCGTGAGCCGGTCTACTGGGACCAGATGGTCAAGAACATGGGACTGCAAGGGCTGTACGTCGCCGTGTTCGGCTCGGCGGCCTGGGCCCGGTTCACCGCGAAGGACATCACGGCCTGA
- a CDS encoding LolA family protein: protein MARIRPTQVADDGFWDDERPSRGKKAARYAAPVAVAGIAAATIGLVPALASTGDPDLPKISAQELISKMAASDTQQLSGSVKITTDLGVPSLPGGGSLADLGGARGGDASASPDSRLLELVSGSHTLRVAADGPDKQRVSIVENAAEYSMIHNGDEIWAYDSGSNSAYHATAPKDAEAKGDHRQDVPKDLRDATPQEIAKKVLAAVDGTTDVRVDGTARVAGRDAYQLLIEPEQNSHSTIGSVRIAVDADTGVPLKFTLSPKSGGKAAIDVGFTKVDFGKPKASTFDFTPPKGTKVTEAPDAGRNGAKDFGAKDLKGAQDALSGLNVVGESWDAVARIDVPGAAAFTAPGVDSGAGAASGLLDGFGKKVKGDFGSGTVISTRLVNALLTDDGKVFVGAVDKDALVKAADAAK from the coding sequence ATGGCACGGATCCGACCGACACAGGTCGCCGACGACGGCTTCTGGGACGATGAGCGGCCATCCCGGGGGAAGAAGGCCGCCCGGTACGCCGCTCCGGTCGCGGTCGCGGGCATCGCGGCGGCGACCATAGGACTGGTCCCGGCGCTCGCCAGCACCGGCGACCCCGACCTGCCGAAGATCTCGGCGCAAGAGCTCATCAGCAAGATGGCGGCATCGGACACCCAGCAGCTGTCCGGTTCGGTGAAGATCACCACCGATCTGGGCGTCCCCTCGCTCCCGGGCGGCGGTTCCCTCGCCGACCTCGGCGGCGCGCGGGGCGGCGACGCGTCCGCCTCGCCCGACTCCCGGCTGCTGGAGCTGGTGTCCGGCTCGCACACCCTGCGGGTGGCCGCCGACGGCCCCGACAAGCAGCGGGTGTCGATCGTCGAGAACGCCGCCGAGTACAGCATGATCCACAACGGCGACGAGATCTGGGCGTACGACAGCGGGAGCAACTCCGCCTACCACGCCACCGCCCCCAAGGACGCCGAGGCCAAGGGCGACCACCGGCAGGACGTGCCGAAGGACCTGCGGGACGCCACGCCCCAGGAGATCGCCAAGAAGGTGCTCGCCGCCGTGGACGGCACCACCGATGTGAGGGTCGACGGCACCGCCCGGGTCGCCGGACGGGACGCGTACCAGCTGCTGATCGAGCCCGAGCAGAACAGCCACTCCACGATCGGGTCGGTCCGTATCGCGGTGGACGCGGACACCGGCGTCCCGCTGAAGTTCACGCTCTCCCCGAAGAGCGGCGGCAAGGCGGCCATCGACGTCGGCTTCACCAAGGTGGACTTCGGCAAGCCCAAGGCGAGCACCTTCGACTTCACCCCGCCCAAGGGCACCAAGGTCACCGAGGCGCCCGACGCGGGCCGGAACGGCGCCAAGGACTTCGGTGCCAAGGACCTCAAGGGCGCCCAGGACGCCCTGTCCGGGCTGAACGTCGTCGGTGAGAGCTGGGATGCGGTCGCCCGGATCGACGTCCCCGGCGCCGCGGCGTTCACGGCCCCCGGCGTCGACAGCGGCGCGGGCGCGGCGTCCGGCCTCCTCGACGGCTTCGGCAAGAAGGTCAAGGGCGACTTCGGCTCCGGCACCGTGATCAGCACCCGGCTGGTGAACGCGCTGCTGACCGACGACGGCAAGGTGTTCGTCGGCGCGGTCGACAAGGACGCCCTGGTCAAGGCGGCCGACGCGGCCAAGTGA
- a CDS encoding SDR family oxidoreductase — protein MSIVVTGATGHLGRLVVEGLLEKVPADQITAVVRDTAKAAGLADRGVRLHAADYNRPETLTGAFAAGDKVLLISGSEVGQRAPQHQAVIDAAKDAGVALLAYTSVLGGPAADFTLADEHKVTEQAIADSGLPHVLLRNGWYNENYTEKLAPVLEHGAVVGAAGEGRVASASRADYAAAAVAVLTGEGHAGKAYELSGDTAWSFAEYAEVVAGQTGKKIVYRPVSPEEYRSILTGSGVPEPLAAILSDVEAAIERGRLAATPGDLSRLIGRPTTPIADSVAAALKG, from the coding sequence ATGAGCATCGTCGTCACCGGCGCCACCGGTCACCTCGGCCGCCTCGTCGTCGAAGGGCTGCTGGAGAAGGTTCCCGCCGACCAGATCACCGCGGTCGTGCGCGACACCGCAAAGGCCGCCGGTCTCGCCGACCGTGGCGTGCGGCTGCACGCGGCCGACTACAACCGGCCCGAAACGCTCACCGGCGCCTTCGCCGCGGGCGACAAGGTGCTGCTGATCTCCGGCAGCGAGGTCGGGCAGCGCGCTCCGCAGCACCAGGCCGTCATCGACGCCGCCAAGGACGCCGGTGTCGCCCTGCTCGCCTACACCAGCGTGCTGGGCGGCCCCGCCGCCGACTTCACCCTGGCCGATGAGCACAAGGTCACCGAACAGGCGATCGCCGACTCCGGTCTGCCGCACGTCCTGCTGCGCAACGGCTGGTACAACGAGAACTACACCGAGAAGCTCGCCCCCGTCCTCGAGCACGGCGCCGTCGTGGGCGCCGCGGGCGAGGGCCGGGTCGCCTCCGCCTCGCGCGCCGACTACGCGGCGGCCGCCGTCGCCGTCCTGACCGGCGAGGGCCATGCGGGCAAGGCGTACGAGCTCTCCGGCGACACCGCCTGGAGCTTCGCCGAGTACGCCGAGGTGGTCGCCGGCCAGACCGGTAAGAAGATCGTCTACCGCCCCGTCTCCCCGGAGGAGTACCGGTCCATCCTCACCGGCTCGGGCGTGCCCGAGCCGCTCGCCGCGATCCTCTCCGACGTCGAGGCGGCCATCGAGCGCGGCCGGCTGGCCGCCACCCCGGGCGATCTGTCCCGTCTCATCGGCCGCCCGACCACGCCCATCGCGGACTCGGTCGCGGCCGCGCTGAAGGGCTGA
- the rarD gene encoding EamA family transporter RarD: protein MTGGPRRRYLRTFGTGPPRVRHAVGEGAVTQQNQQDRTDRTDRTGLLYGFAAYGIWGLVPLFWPLLEPAGAVEILAHRMVWSLAAVGLLLVVLRRWSWIRPLLREPKRLGMIALAATVISVNWGLYIWGVNSGHVVETALGYFINPLVSIAFGVLLLRERLRPAQWAAVGVGVVAVGVLSVGYGKLPWIALTLAFSFATYGLAKKRVGLDGLESLAAETAVQFLPALGFLLWLGARGDSTFTTEGAGHAALLASCGFVTALPLICFGASAVRLPLSTIGMLQYVAPTFQFVLGLVVFHESMPPERWAGFALVWLALALLTWDALRTARRARRELAEAAARAAALSAPVTAPETAAVAAPETAAVAAPETAAVAAPETAAVAAPESATVAAPEGVAVAAPESDAVPGTGVADAAVPDARPGSISGG, encoded by the coding sequence ATGACAGGCGGGCCTCGGCGGCGCTACCTTCGGACCTTCGGAACGGGCCCACCCAGGGTCCGCCATGCCGTCGGGGAGGGTGCCGTGACGCAGCAGAACCAGCAGGACCGCACCGATCGCACCGATCGCACCGGCCTCCTCTACGGCTTCGCCGCGTACGGCATCTGGGGGCTGGTGCCGCTCTTCTGGCCGCTGCTGGAACCCGCCGGCGCGGTGGAGATCCTCGCCCACCGGATGGTGTGGTCACTGGCGGCCGTCGGGCTGCTGCTGGTGGTGCTGCGCCGCTGGAGCTGGATACGGCCGCTGCTGCGGGAGCCCAAGCGGCTGGGCATGATCGCGCTCGCCGCGACCGTGATCTCGGTCAACTGGGGCCTCTACATCTGGGGCGTCAACAGCGGTCATGTGGTGGAGACCGCGCTCGGATACTTCATCAACCCGCTGGTCAGCATCGCCTTCGGGGTGCTGCTGCTGCGTGAGCGGCTGCGGCCCGCGCAGTGGGCGGCGGTGGGCGTCGGCGTGGTGGCCGTGGGCGTGCTGTCGGTGGGCTACGGCAAGCTGCCGTGGATCGCGCTCACCCTCGCCTTCAGCTTCGCGACGTACGGCCTGGCCAAGAAGCGGGTCGGACTGGACGGGCTGGAGTCGCTGGCCGCCGAGACCGCCGTACAGTTCCTGCCCGCGCTCGGCTTCCTGCTCTGGCTGGGGGCGCGCGGCGACAGTACGTTCACCACCGAGGGCGCCGGGCACGCGGCGCTGCTGGCGAGCTGTGGGTTCGTCACGGCGCTGCCGCTGATCTGCTTTGGCGCCTCGGCGGTGCGGCTGCCGCTGTCGACGATCGGGATGCTCCAGTACGTGGCGCCGACCTTCCAGTTCGTCCTCGGGCTCGTCGTCTTCCACGAGTCGATGCCACCCGAGCGGTGGGCGGGCTTCGCGCTCGTCTGGCTCGCCCTCGCGCTGCTCACCTGGGACGCGCTGCGCACCGCCCGGCGGGCGCGGCGGGAGCTGGCCGAGGCCGCCGCGCGGGCGGCCGCGCTGTCGGCGCCCGTGACGGCACCGGAGACGGCGGCCGTGGCGGCACCGGAGACGGCGGCCGTGGCGGCACCGGAGACGGCGGCCGTGGCGGCACCGGAGACGGCGGCCGTGGCGGCACCGGAGTCGGCGACCGTGGCGGCACCGGAGGGGGTGGCCGTGGCGGCGCCGGAGAGCGATGCCGTACCCGGAACGGGCGTGGCGGACGCCGCCGTGCCGGATGCGCGGCCGGGGTCGATATCCGGCGGGTGA
- a CDS encoding M28 family metallopeptidase, which yields MSSCVARRPRRALLRRAVTMAAAGTAIAALVSAAPATSAAAPARHSADTRTALAAPDLSVANVKAHLAQLQAIATANSGNRAHGRPGYKASLDYIKGKLDAAGYTTTVQQFTSGGATGYNLIADWPGGDTGHVVFSGAHLDSVTAGPGINDNGSGSAGILETALAVARQGAKPTKHLRFAWWGAEELGMVGSRSYVNNLPSAERAKIDAYLNFDMIGSPNPGYFVYDDDPGIESVFKAFFSAKGVPTEIETEGDGRSDHAPFKNVGIPVGGLFSGADYIKTAAQAQKWGGTSGQAFDRCYHRSCDTSGNIDDTALDRNSDAIAYAVWTLGGA from the coding sequence ATGTCGTCATGCGTTGCGCGCCGCCCCCGAAGAGCCCTGCTGCGCCGGGCGGTCACCATGGCCGCCGCCGGTACGGCGATCGCCGCCCTGGTGTCGGCCGCCCCCGCCACCTCCGCCGCCGCACCGGCCCGGCACTCGGCGGACACCCGTACCGCCCTCGCCGCGCCGGACCTCTCCGTGGCCAATGTGAAGGCCCATCTGGCCCAGCTCCAGGCCATCGCCACCGCCAACAGCGGCAACCGCGCCCACGGCCGCCCCGGCTACAAGGCGTCGCTCGACTACATCAAGGGCAAGCTGGACGCCGCCGGGTACACCACCACCGTCCAGCAGTTCACCTCCGGCGGCGCCACCGGCTACAACCTCATCGCCGACTGGCCCGGCGGCGACACCGGCCATGTGGTGTTCTCCGGCGCCCATCTCGACTCCGTCACCGCGGGTCCCGGGATCAACGACAACGGCTCGGGCTCCGCCGGAATCCTGGAGACCGCGCTCGCCGTCGCCCGCCAGGGGGCGAAGCCCACCAAGCATCTGCGGTTCGCCTGGTGGGGCGCCGAGGAGCTGGGCATGGTCGGCTCCCGCTCCTACGTCAACAACCTGCCGTCCGCCGAACGGGCGAAGATCGACGCCTACCTCAACTTCGACATGATCGGCTCGCCCAACCCCGGCTACTTCGTCTATGACGACGATCCCGGGATCGAGTCGGTGTTCAAGGCGTTCTTCTCCGCCAAGGGCGTCCCCACCGAGATCGAGACCGAGGGTGACGGCCGCTCCGACCACGCGCCGTTCAAGAACGTGGGCATCCCGGTGGGCGGTCTCTTCAGCGGCGCCGACTACATCAAGACCGCCGCCCAGGCCCAGAAGTGGGGCGGCACCTCCGGTCAGGCGTTCGACCGCTGCTACCACCGCTCCTGCGACACCTCGGGCAACATCGACGACACCGCGCTGGACCGCAACAGCGACGCCATCGCCTACGCGGTCTGGACGCTCGGCGGCGCCTGA
- a CDS encoding ABC transporter ATP-binding protein, translating into MEQRSAEDDAAVETRGLTKRYRGGQLAVDALDLSVPRGSVFGFLGPNGSGKTTTIRMLMGLIEPTSGRAGLLGEPMPRAARSVLPRVGALIEGPALYPFLTGRDNLLRFDAADPTADPRTRTTRVAAALDRVGLAAVAGKKARAYSLGMKQRLGLAAALLQPRELLVLDEPTNGLDPQGMREIRTLVRELAEDGTTVFLSSHLLDEIEQVCTHAAVMAQGRLIAQGTVAELAAGSRGRLAVTTPDPVDAVRVLKEHGVTDLVVLDERVSGELPVPGPGADEAPLELADLNAALVRAGVRVRAFGAERASLEDAFVALTGEGFDVAG; encoded by the coding sequence GTGGAGCAGCGGTCCGCCGAGGACGACGCCGCGGTGGAGACCCGCGGGCTCACCAAGCGCTACCGGGGCGGACAGCTCGCGGTCGACGCACTCGACCTGTCCGTGCCGCGGGGCAGCGTCTTCGGCTTCCTCGGGCCCAACGGCTCGGGGAAGACGACGACCATCCGCATGCTCATGGGGCTGATCGAGCCCACCTCCGGCAGAGCCGGACTGCTCGGCGAGCCGATGCCGCGCGCCGCCCGGAGCGTGCTGCCGAGGGTGGGCGCCCTCATCGAGGGCCCCGCCCTCTACCCCTTTCTGACCGGCCGCGACAATCTGCTGCGCTTCGACGCCGCCGACCCCACCGCGGACCCCCGCACCCGGACCACCCGTGTCGCGGCCGCCCTGGACCGGGTCGGGCTGGCCGCCGTGGCCGGGAAGAAGGCCCGCGCCTACTCACTCGGCATGAAACAGCGCCTGGGTCTGGCCGCCGCGCTGCTCCAGCCGCGTGAGCTGCTGGTCCTGGACGAGCCGACCAACGGCCTCGATCCGCAGGGCATGCGCGAGATCCGTACCCTGGTGCGCGAACTGGCCGAGGACGGCACCACCGTCTTCCTCTCCTCGCACCTCCTCGATGAGATCGAACAGGTGTGCACGCACGCCGCCGTCATGGCCCAGGGCCGTCTGATCGCCCAGGGCACGGTGGCCGAACTGGCGGCGGGCAGCCGCGGCAGGCTGGCCGTCACCACCCCGGACCCGGTGGACGCGGTCCGGGTCCTCAAGGAGCACGGGGTGACCGATCTGGTGGTGCTGGACGAGCGCGTCTCCGGCGAGCTGCCGGTGCCCGGCCCCGGCGCCGACGAGGCACCGCTGGAGCTGGCCGACCTCAACGCCGCCCTGGTACGCGCCGGGGTGCGGGTCCGGGCCTTCGGGGCCGAACGCGCCTCGCTCGAGGACGCCTTCGTGGCGCTGACCGGGGAGGGCTTCGATGTCGCGGGCTGA